In Campylobacter suis, a genomic segment contains:
- a CDS encoding HD domain-containing protein, with protein sequence MVQTDKKFSKQLQKTQGRNFVNFLTKNIDEQLQEVFSKLMVEFFENFMPSAENFPVSLLASGKFAQNLISINSELEILITYKNTQGYNTKTFIKALSNELETLNLNLKIKSHDIDEIFYTYKDDIKAKSSLCIVRYICGSKALYKGVRNEINRTKEHKKDELLNYHAKALMPFEISKPLNQTPDIKADFGGLNEIWHFNCILATKNSENNARLSSLEFINEKQISQFNLNTDFLLSLRSALNLTQNSDKFSAECVNSVTQLLQTKSKKSLDTEGVISQKMLNSMLNIGTFVRFCAAVITRENSNKLSLNEKKIARQNSGFYQIQNSIFSSLHNTPTSLKQLLSELNELRDIELKFDISAIFYIKRLKFNKDELDSVAGELKKLFLRNNSHCILKALLDADVLGLIIKPLEHIIGLGEYDGYHKFSVDEHSILSVKFLENIKDKFIKSLYADLCMQGKLMLKLVALMHDVGKGLGGEHSSVGANIFRAYANKLELSSEAVNMGVTLIKHHTLMANVANREDIYSQRMIFSFISNLGEKQALKLLYILTYCVMNATDESLYNNYTAKLLHELYEISLESFEDEGLLDEATRRVKKEQSIRRNDEFLILTDELKDKIFKITSNLLFAKYSASEIIELAKLANNSKNLYVELKNKQNLSLIIISNERVNLAMLLFNLANFDLAYMEIFELFEDKFYIKLEFNKNAKTAELKELENTAKMALQSKDEPKGKKIIISKDELVFDLNHSQEYAKLNINAKDQRGLMAHVMGILAKNSANIASARIQTIKNRTRNLLLISKDDSLCYNWDKILNQITSE encoded by the coding sequence ATGGTTCAAACGGATAAAAAATTTTCTAAGCAGTTGCAAAAAACGCAGGGCAGAAATTTTGTAAATTTTCTAACAAAAAATATCGACGAACAGCTTCAAGAAGTTTTTTCTAAGCTTATGGTAGAGTTTTTTGAAAACTTTATGCCAAGTGCCGAAAACTTCCCAGTAAGCCTGCTGGCAAGCGGGAAATTCGCACAAAACCTTATTAGCATAAACTCAGAGCTTGAAATTTTAATTACCTACAAAAATACTCAAGGCTACAACACAAAAACCTTCATAAAAGCCCTAAGTAACGAGCTTGAGACGCTAAATTTAAATCTAAAAATAAAATCTCATGATATAGATGAAATTTTTTACACCTACAAAGATGATATAAAAGCCAAAAGCTCCCTTTGTATAGTGCGCTATATCTGTGGGTCAAAAGCCCTGTATAAGGGCGTTAGAAATGAGATAAACCGTACAAAAGAGCACAAAAAAGATGAGCTTTTAAACTATCACGCAAAAGCCTTGATGCCATTTGAAATTTCAAAACCGCTAAACCAAACCCCAGATATAAAGGCTGACTTTGGCGGGCTGAACGAAATTTGGCACTTTAACTGCATTTTAGCAACTAAAAATAGCGAAAACAATGCTCGCCTAAGCTCTCTTGAGTTTATAAACGAAAAACAAATAAGCCAATTTAATCTAAACACTGACTTTCTTTTAAGTCTACGCTCAGCCTTAAATTTGACCCAAAACAGCGATAAATTTAGTGCAGAGTGTGTTAATAGTGTAACACAACTACTTCAAACAAAGAGCAAAAAAAGTCTAGACACAGAGGGCGTTATAAGCCAAAAAATGCTAAATTCTATGCTAAATATCGGCACTTTTGTGCGTTTTTGTGCAGCAGTAATAACTAGAGAAAATTCAAACAAATTAAGCTTAAATGAGAAAAAAATTGCCCGCCAAAATAGTGGCTTTTATCAGATACAAAACTCTATCTTCTCATCGCTTCACAACACTCCAACAAGCCTAAAACAGCTGCTTAGCGAGTTAAATGAGCTTAGAGATATAGAGCTAAAGTTTGATATAAGTGCCATTTTTTACATAAAAAGACTAAAATTTAACAAAGATGAGCTAGATAGCGTTGCTGGTGAGCTAAAAAAACTATTCTTACGCAACAACTCACATTGTATTTTAAAGGCACTACTTGATGCCGATGTTCTCGGGCTTATTATAAAGCCACTAGAGCACATTATAGGGCTTGGCGAGTACGATGGCTATCACAAATTTAGCGTCGATGAGCACAGCATTTTGAGTGTAAAATTTTTAGAAAACATAAAAGATAAATTCATAAAATCTCTCTACGCCGACCTTTGTATGCAGGGCAAGCTGATGTTAAAGCTTGTTGCACTTATGCATGATGTTGGAAAGGGGCTTGGAGGTGAGCATAGCAGTGTTGGAGCAAACATCTTTAGGGCATACGCAAACAAATTAGAACTTAGCAGTGAAGCCGTAAATATGGGCGTTACGCTGATAAAGCACCACACTCTTATGGCAAATGTGGCAAACAGAGAGGATATATACTCACAACGCATGATATTTAGCTTTATCTCAAATTTGGGCGAAAAGCAGGCATTAAAACTACTATATATCCTTACATACTGCGTGATGAATGCTACTGACGAGAGTCTTTACAACAACTACACGGCAAAGCTTTTACATGAACTCTATGAGATTTCACTGGAGAGTTTTGAAGATGAAGGTCTGCTTGATGAAGCAACAAGAAGGGTTAAAAAAGAGCAAAGCATACGCAGAAATGATGAGTTTTTGATTTTAACAGATGAGCTGAAAGATAAAATTTTTAAGATAACTTCAAATTTATTATTTGCAAAATACTCAGCCAGTGAGATCATCGAGCTAGCAAAGCTAGCAAATAATAGCAAAAATCTCTATGTCGAACTTAAAAATAAGCAAAATTTAAGCCTTATAATCATCTCAAATGAGCGTGTAAACTTAGCTATGCTTCTTTTTAATCTAGCAAATTTTGACCTCGCATATATGGAGATATTTGAGCTTTTTGAGGATAAATTTTACATAAAACTTGAGTTTAATAAAAACGCTAAGACTGCCGAACTAAAGGAGCTTGAAAACACTGCAAAAATGGCTTTGCAAAGCAAAGATGAGCCAAAAGGCAAAAAGATAATTATCTCAAAAGATGAGCTAGTATTTGACCTAAACCACTCTCAAGAGTACGCAAAACTTAACATAAATGCAAAAGATCAACGAGGACTCATGGCTCATGTGATGGGAATTTTGGCAAAAAATAGCGCAAATATCGCAAGCGCTCGCATACAAACCATAAAAAATCGCACAAGAAACCTGCTTTTAATAAGCAAAGATGATAGTTTGTGCTATAATTGGGATAAAATTTTAAATCAAATAACAAGCGAGTAA
- the glmS gene encoding glutamine--fructose-6-phosphate transaminase (isomerizing), with translation MCGIVGYIGQNEKKNVILSGLKELEYRGYDSAGIAVMSDDKLEYFKAVGKLENLAQKTKEFSSDGFGVAIGHTRWATHGKPTEINAHPHLGEHSFVVHNGIIENYAELKAELEAKGVKFLSQTDTEVIVHLFEENLKELKDAFNAYEATIKRLHGAYATLLITKTEPGKIFFAKDAAPMAIAKANDGGLMFASSDAALIGVASEVAYLDDKSYGFINESEIFAYSNAKRVMPSFVALPKDKSYAQKEGYKFFMEKEIYEQSTVVAECIMGRVKDDRIKLENLDDEYLKNIDDIVLCACGTSYHAALAASYLFERLADTRAKVEIASEFRYRSPKLNKNALFIVISQSGETADTLEALKIAKNAGLKTLAICNVDNSSIVRLADTTLLTRAGIEKGVASTKAFATQVITLWMLVLQMANAKASIGKTELENEIKALLHIPQILNINTNLQEKIHRLSKHYLHGHGFFFIGRDIFYPLALEGALKLKEISYLHAEGYPSGEMKHGPIALADERLFTVALMPKNALFDKVKSNVEELAARDAYILAISPEEFELSDDFIKTSTQSHAMSEFFEMMIILQIFALEISVRLGNNVDMPRNLAKSVTVE, from the coding sequence ATGTGTGGAATAGTCGGATACATCGGACAAAATGAGAAAAAAAATGTGATTTTAAGCGGACTAAAAGAGCTAGAATACCGCGGATACGATAGTGCGGGTATAGCCGTGATGAGCGATGATAAGTTAGAGTATTTTAAGGCTGTGGGAAAGCTTGAAAATTTAGCCCAAAAGACGAAGGAATTTAGCTCAGATGGCTTTGGCGTGGCGATCGGTCACACCAGATGGGCGACGCATGGCAAACCAACCGAGATCAACGCCCACCCGCACCTTGGAGAGCACTCATTTGTCGTGCATAACGGCATTATAGAAAACTACGCCGAGCTAAAAGCCGAGCTTGAAGCAAAGGGCGTGAAATTTCTAAGCCAAACCGATACCGAAGTCATCGTTCATCTTTTTGAAGAGAATTTAAAAGAGCTAAAAGACGCATTTAACGCATACGAAGCTACGATAAAACGTCTGCACGGAGCTTACGCCACCTTGCTTATAACAAAAACCGAGCCGGGTAAAATTTTCTTTGCCAAAGACGCTGCTCCTATGGCGATCGCAAAGGCAAATGACGGCGGTTTGATGTTTGCCTCATCTGACGCGGCACTTATCGGCGTTGCAAGTGAAGTCGCTTACCTAGATGATAAAAGCTATGGTTTCATAAATGAGAGTGAAATTTTTGCCTACTCTAACGCAAAACGCGTAATGCCAAGCTTTGTCGCCCTACCAAAAGACAAAAGCTACGCACAAAAAGAGGGTTATAAATTTTTCATGGAGAAAGAAATTTACGAGCAAAGCACCGTCGTAGCCGAGTGCATAATGGGACGCGTAAAAGATGATAGGATAAAGCTTGAAAATTTAGACGATGAGTATCTAAAAAACATCGACGATATCGTGCTTTGTGCGTGTGGCACGAGCTATCACGCAGCTCTTGCCGCCTCGTATCTTTTTGAAAGGCTTGCAGACACTAGAGCCAAGGTCGAGATCGCAAGTGAGTTTCGCTACCGAAGCCCAAAACTAAACAAAAACGCCCTTTTTATCGTGATCTCTCAAAGTGGCGAAACAGCAGACACGCTTGAAGCCCTAAAAATCGCCAAAAATGCAGGGCTAAAAACCCTAGCCATCTGTAACGTCGATAACAGCTCTATCGTTCGCCTAGCCGACACCACCCTACTCACACGCGCCGGTATCGAAAAGGGTGTGGCTAGCACAAAGGCGTTCGCAACGCAGGTCATCACGCTTTGGATGCTAGTTTTACAGATGGCAAACGCAAAGGCAAGTATCGGCAAAACCGAGCTTGAAAACGAGATAAAAGCCCTACTTCACATCCCGCAAATCCTAAACATCAACACAAATTTACAAGAAAAAATTCACCGCCTAAGCAAACACTACCTACACGGGCATGGATTTTTCTTCATCGGACGCGACATTTTCTACCCACTCGCACTTGAAGGGGCGCTGAAACTAAAAGAAATTTCATACCTTCACGCCGAGGGCTATCCAAGCGGCGAGATGAAGCACGGACCTATCGCACTAGCCGATGAGAGGCTATTTACCGTGGCACTCATGCCAAAAAACGCTCTTTTTGATAAGGTCAAAAGCAACGTCGAAGAGCTAGCGGCAAGGGACGCATACATACTAGCCATAAGCCCGGAGGAGTTTGAGCTAAGCGATGATTTTATAAAGACAAGCACTCAAAGCCACGCTATGAGCGAGTTTTTCGAGATGATGATAATACTTCAAATTTTCGCACTTGAGATTTCTGTGCGCCTTGGCAACAATGTCGATATGCCACGAAATTTAGCCAAAAGTGTCACGGTAGAGTAA
- a CDS encoding glycosyltransferase family 39 protein translates to MNSEKGQGVVKNEYKFLALICLFDLAFLLICAKFLSISYYEAVIYFNKNDAIGYVVRASTALLGQNDFALRLPIVILHFVSILLIYKLSKFYLKNSTDRLASVAVFILLPGTLASALIVNNAALCICVVLLLLYLFHLNLKLAFYIVLALSFFLNSDFLVVYAAFFIYGISKKDPHLIWSSALLFLATFYIFGFDTGGHPSGHFADTFGIFAAVFSPFVFFYFIYTIYRIWVKESKSPLWFVCVGAFCFCMVLSLRQKLELEEFLPFCVIATPLMVKMFFSNYRVRLPKFRVRYNILAGFLLISLLLNYLAIVLNPIFYNFLDEPKDHFAYKFQGTKELAKALKNAGYLLVDADDKEALRLKFYGILDGSKKLILDESGDIVVEIFGKKVASYSLK, encoded by the coding sequence ATGAATAGCGAAAAAGGGCAGGGTGTGGTAAAAAATGAGTATAAATTTTTAGCACTCATCTGCCTTTTTGACCTTGCTTTTTTACTCATTTGTGCTAAATTTTTAAGCATAAGCTACTATGAGGCGGTGATATATTTTAACAAAAATGATGCCATAGGTTATGTGGTGAGAGCTAGTACGGCACTCTTAGGACAAAATGACTTTGCTCTTCGTTTGCCGATTGTGATTTTGCACTTTGTAAGCATTTTGCTTATATATAAACTTAGTAAATTTTACCTAAAAAATAGCACGGACAGGCTGGCTAGCGTTGCGGTTTTTATCTTGCTTCCTGGCACTCTAGCCAGCGCTCTTATCGTAAATAACGCTGCTCTTTGCATTTGTGTAGTGCTTTTGCTTTTATATCTTTTTCATTTAAATTTAAAGTTAGCTTTTTATATTGTTTTAGCTTTATCGTTTTTTTTAAATAGTGATTTTTTGGTAGTTTACGCTGCTTTTTTTATCTATGGTATAAGCAAAAAAGACCCTCATCTTATCTGGAGTAGTGCACTTTTATTTTTGGCTACTTTTTATATCTTTGGTTTTGATACTGGTGGGCACCCAAGCGGACATTTTGCTGATACTTTTGGTATTTTTGCTGCAGTTTTTTCGCCGTTTGTATTTTTTTATTTTATCTATACTATCTATAGAATTTGGGTTAAGGAGAGTAAAAGTCCTCTTTGGTTTGTCTGCGTAGGAGCATTTTGTTTTTGCATGGTGCTTTCATTAAGGCAAAAGTTAGAGCTTGAGGAGTTTTTGCCTTTTTGTGTGATTGCTACGCCATTAATGGTAAAGATGTTTTTTTCAAACTATAGAGTTAGATTGCCTAAATTTCGTGTGCGTTATAATATTTTAGCTGGATTTTTACTTATAAGCCTTTTGCTTAATTATCTTGCGATAGTATTAAATCCTATTTTTTATAATTTCTTAGATGAACCAAAAGATCATTTTGCCTATAAATTTCAAGGAACAAAAGAGCTTGCAAAGGCTTTGAAAAACGCTGGATATTTATTGGTTGATGCAGATGATAAAGAGGCTCTAAGGCTAAAATTTTATGGTATCCTAGATGGTAGCAAAAAACTTATTTTGGATGAAAGTGGTGATATAGTGGTAGAAATTTTTGGCAAAAAGGTTGCGAGCTATAGCTTAAAATAG
- the msrB gene encoding peptide-methionine (R)-S-oxide reductase MsrB, producing the protein MKFMRILSLCVLLVFANADQKGEQMRDEIYLAGGCFWGMQGYFDKIFGVIETSVGYANGVSESADYHGLKQSKHAETMHIVFDANRINLAEILLHFFRVIDPTSLNRQGNDIGTQYRTGIYYTNKAHEKIAKQSLEILQEDYDKPVVIELEPLRHYILAEEYHQNYLDKNPGGYCHINLAMAHEPLFNADKLPSDAELKASLSELSYAVTRQNATERPFSSEFDKFDEKGIYIDIISRVPLFSSKDKFDAGCGWPSFYKPITTDALKYLADKSHGMNRTEVRSSTADAHLGHVFDDAPLQNGGLRYCINGAALEFIPVDKMRELGYKKLLPFVE; encoded by the coding sequence ATGAAGTTTATGCGTATTTTATCGCTGTGCGTTTTGCTAGTTTTTGCAAACGCAGATCAAAAAGGAGAGCAGATGAGAGATGAGATATACCTAGCGGGTGGGTGTTTTTGGGGTATGCAAGGATACTTTGATAAAATTTTTGGAGTGATTGAGACTAGCGTAGGCTATGCAAACGGCGTAAGCGAAAGTGCTGATTATCACGGATTAAAGCAGAGCAAACACGCAGAAACCATGCACATCGTCTTTGACGCAAACCGTATAAATTTGGCTGAAATTTTACTTCACTTTTTTAGAGTGATCGATCCAACCAGCCTAAACCGCCAAGGTAACGACATCGGCACGCAGTATCGCACGGGCATTTACTACACCAACAAAGCCCACGAAAAGATAGCTAAACAAAGCTTAGAAATCCTGCAAGAAGACTACGATAAGCCCGTTGTGATAGAGCTTGAGCCACTTCGACACTATATCTTGGCTGAAGAGTATCATCAAAACTATCTTGATAAAAACCCAGGCGGCTACTGCCACATCAACCTAGCTATGGCACACGAGCCACTTTTTAACGCCGACAAATTACCAAGCGACGCCGAGCTTAAGGCAAGTCTGAGCGAGTTAAGCTATGCCGTGACTAGGCAAAACGCGACTGAAAGGCCGTTTTCAAGCGAGTTTGATAAATTTGATGAAAAGGGCATATACATAGACATCATAAGTCGCGTACCACTTTTTAGCTCGAAGGACAAATTTGACGCTGGGTGTGGCTGGCCTAGCTTTTATAAACCCATCACAACCGACGCTTTAAAATACCTAGCCGATAAATCGCACGGTATGAATCGCACTGAGGTTCGCTCAAGCACGGCTGACGCGCACTTGGGGCATGTGTTTGATGACGCACCGCTTCAAAATGGAGGCTTAAGATACTGCATAAACGGCGCCGCACTTGAGTTTATCCCAGTGGATAAAATGCGAGAACTAGGCTACAAAAAGCTACTTCCATTTGTGGAGTAA
- the mqnE gene encoding aminofutalosine synthase MqnE gives MNILQKLENGVRLEASDALLLYDLDLFELGKFAFKKRSELYANKVFFNSNRHINPTNICADVCKFCAFSAHRKNPNPYKMSHDEIMKVVDESVQNGADEIHIVSAHNADSSWEWYLEIFKKIKEKYPNLHVKAMTAAEIDFLSRKNAMSYDEVIEKMLEYGVDSMPGGGAEIFDEGVRAKICKGKVSSENWLKIHEKWHKKGKFSNATMLFGHIESREHRIDHMLRIRALQDQTHGFNAFIPLVYQRENNYLKDVKILGSVEILKTIAISRLVLDNVAHIKAYWATSTLNLAMIAQEFGADDLDGTIQKESIQSAAGAASANGVRLKDFCDLIKSSGYIPVLRDSLYNELKIY, from the coding sequence TTGAATATATTACAAAAACTAGAAAATGGCGTTAGGCTTGAGGCAAGTGACGCACTTTTGCTTTATGATCTTGATCTTTTTGAGCTTGGTAAATTTGCATTTAAAAAACGCAGCGAGCTTTATGCAAACAAGGTCTTTTTTAACTCAAATCGCCATATAAATCCAACAAATATCTGTGCTGATGTGTGCAAATTTTGTGCTTTTTCAGCCCATAGGAAAAATCCAAATCCATACAAAATGAGCCATGATGAGATCATGAAGGTTGTTGATGAGAGCGTGCAAAATGGAGCTGACGAGATACATATAGTCTCAGCACACAACGCTGATAGCTCGTGGGAGTGGTATCTTGAGATATTTAAAAAGATAAAAGAGAAGTATCCAAATTTGCATGTTAAGGCTATGACCGCGGCTGAGATAGACTTTTTATCTAGAAAAAATGCTATGAGCTATGATGAGGTCATAGAAAAGATGTTAGAATACGGCGTAGATAGCATGCCTGGCGGTGGGGCGGAAATTTTTGACGAGGGCGTGAGGGCTAAAATTTGCAAAGGCAAAGTAAGTAGCGAAAACTGGCTTAAGATACATGAAAAATGGCACAAAAAAGGTAAATTTAGTAACGCCACTATGCTTTTTGGGCATATCGAAAGTAGAGAACATCGTATCGATCATATGCTTAGGATTAGAGCTTTGCAAGATCAAACTCACGGCTTTAATGCCTTTATACCGCTTGTTTATCAAAGAGAAAATAACTACTTAAAAGATGTTAAAATTCTAGGCTCGGTGGAGATTTTAAAAACTATCGCTATCTCGCGTTTAGTTCTTGATAATGTAGCGCACATCAAGGCTTACTGGGCCACTTCGACGCTAAATTTAGCTATGATAGCACAGGAGTTTGGCGCAGATGATCTTGATGGAACGATCCAAAAAGAGAGCATACAAAGTGCTGCTGGTGCGGCAAGTGCAAATGGCGTAAGACTAAAGGATTTTTGTGATCTTATAAAAAGCTCAGGCTATATACCAGTGCTTCGTGATAGCCTTTATAATGAACTTAAAATTTACTAA
- a CDS encoding WG repeat-containing protein has product MQPIYDKLDEFRDGLAVACMIDKCGYMGVDTKIAIELKYKNASSFADGRALMPMGEILAIDKNGAVVGKIVSVYDIGIYNEGLTGVGKNDKWGFIDKNGKVVVPLQYDGARDFSEGVAWVQIFDKWIMIDKNGKFL; this is encoded by the coding sequence GTGCAACCTATATACGATAAACTGGACGAGTTTAGAGATGGACTGGCTGTGGCGTGTATGATCGATAAATGCGGATATATGGGCGTGGATACTAAGATAGCGATAGAGCTTAAGTATAAAAATGCGTCTAGTTTTGCTGATGGCAGGGCTTTGATGCCAATGGGTGAGATATTAGCCATCGATAAAAACGGAGCTGTAGTGGGCAAAATAGTGAGTGTGTATGACATTGGGATTTATAACGAAGGACTAACTGGGGTTGGGAAAAACGATAAATGGGGCTTTATAGACAAAAATGGCAAAGTTGTGGTGCCTTTGCAGTATGATGGTGCTAGAGATTTTAGCGAAGGTGTAGCATGGGTACAAATTTTTGATAAATGGATAATGATAGATAAAAATGGTAAATTTTTATAA
- a CDS encoding NCS2 family permease translates to MDYFKLKEHQTSVKQEFNAGLTTFLAMVYIVPVNAIIMSKTGMPIDALISATALITVISTVLNGLWSNTPVAMSVGMGLNAYFTFGLVLGMQVPWQTALGVVFLSGILFVALSFTNFRVWVIKAIPLDLRRAISAGIGTFISFVGLQQMGLIVNNDAVLVGLGNLKDSNVLLGVFGLVLVIAFWAYKIKGAFILAVFATSMVAWIFGITPYPTEIFSLTTSFAPIFLELDVKGVLFDAAGNFTLALLPVVLVFLVTDLFDSVGTLTGIGTRAGIFDDSKMEGSAKLQKTLEVDAVATVTGSLMGVSTTTAFVESTSGVEQGGRTGLTAVFCGLLFGLTLFMLPLFKAIPSNAIYPVLVMVGVLMFSEVSRINFEDSATTIATFFIVTLMPLTYSITNGLAAGFLAYLVVKIIKREWSEVNLGVGVLAAISFVVFLVH, encoded by the coding sequence TTGGATTATTTTAAACTCAAAGAGCATCAAACGAGTGTAAAACAAGAATTTAACGCTGGTTTGACGACATTTTTAGCGATGGTTTATATCGTGCCAGTAAATGCCATCATAATGAGCAAAACCGGCATGCCTATTGACGCATTAATCAGCGCAACAGCTCTTATCACCGTTATCTCAACTGTTTTAAATGGACTTTGGTCAAATACGCCAGTTGCCATGAGTGTTGGAATGGGGCTAAATGCTTATTTTACATTTGGGCTTGTGCTGGGTATGCAAGTGCCGTGGCAGACAGCTCTTGGCGTTGTATTTTTGTCGGGAATTTTGTTTGTGGCATTATCATTTACAAATTTTCGTGTTTGGGTTATAAAAGCTATACCGCTTGATCTTCGTCGAGCCATAAGTGCTGGTATAGGCACTTTTATAAGTTTTGTTGGGCTTCAGCAAATGGGTTTGATAGTAAATAATGATGCTGTTTTGGTTGGACTTGGAAATTTAAAAGATAGCAATGTTTTACTCGGAGTTTTTGGGCTTGTGCTTGTTATAGCATTTTGGGCATATAAAATAAAGGGGGCTTTTATACTTGCTGTTTTTGCAACTTCTATGGTTGCTTGGATTTTTGGTATCACGCCATACCCAACTGAAATTTTCTCTCTTACAACATCGTTTGCACCGATATTTTTAGAGCTTGATGTAAAAGGCGTGCTCTTTGATGCTGCTGGAAATTTCACTCTTGCATTGCTGCCAGTTGTCTTGGTCTTTTTGGTTACTGACCTTTTTGACTCAGTTGGAACACTAACTGGTATAGGAACTAGAGCTGGGATATTTGATGATAGTAAAATGGAAGGCTCGGCTAAGCTTCAAAAGACTTTAGAGGTTGATGCTGTGGCTACTGTAACTGGTTCGTTAATGGGCGTAAGTACCACGACTGCATTTGTTGAGAGCACAAGTGGCGTAGAGCAGGGTGGCAGGACTGGACTTACAGCTGTTTTTTGTGGTCTTTTATTTGGACTTACGCTATTTATGCTACCACTATTTAAGGCCATACCATCAAATGCTATATATCCAGTACTTGTGATGGTTGGTGTGCTTATGTTTTCAGAGGTTAGTAGGATAAATTTTGAAGACTCGGCTACAACGATAGCTACATTTTTTATAGTTACCTTAATGCCTCTTACTTATTCTATCACAAATGGCTTGGCTGCAGGCTTCTTGGCGTATTTGGTTGTAAAGATAATAAAACGCGAATGGAGTGAGGTAAATTTAGGAGTTGGCGTGCTTGCCGCGATAAGTTTTGTTGTATTTTTGGTTCATTAA
- a CDS encoding phosphoribosyltransferase, translating into MIYYSYEEFAVDVEKMARQIRGEFAPEALVAIARGGLTLGHSLAVALENRNLFALNSIHYDDTNKLDTIDVFNIPDLSKFKSILLIDDIIDSGESMVEIKRRLLLLYPNLQIKVATVFYKSKALMQPDYSVKEATEWVEFFWDIKIK; encoded by the coding sequence GTGATATATTATTCATATGAAGAATTTGCTGTTGATGTAGAGAAGATGGCTAGGCAGATAAGGGGTGAATTTGCGCCCGAAGCACTAGTGGCAATAGCTCGTGGCGGACTTACTTTGGGACACTCGCTAGCTGTTGCTTTGGAAAATAGAAATCTTTTTGCATTAAATTCCATCCACTATGATGACACGAATAAACTTGACACCATTGATGTTTTTAACATCCCTGATTTGTCGAAATTTAAGAGTATTTTGTTGATTGATGACATAATAGACAGTGGCGAGAGTATGGTCGAGATAAAACGCAGACTGCTTTTGTTATATCCAAATTTGCAAATAAAAGTAGCAACCGTTTTTTATAAGTCAAAAGCGTTAATGCAACCTGATTATAGCGTCAAAGAGGCGACCGAGTGGGTTGAGTTTTTTTGGGATATAAAGATAAAGTAG
- a CDS encoding transcriptional regulator: MGNNLSQRDIAGILKIDTKTLYNWRKNKPELYRIVMLGFKFDELLKQSEKNLQELQELAGENQKFRLK; encoded by the coding sequence GTGGGAAATAATCTATCGCAAAGAGACATTGCTGGAATTTTAAAAATAGACACCAAGACATTATACAACTGGCGTAAAAACAAACCAGAACTTTACCGTATAGTAATGCTTGGGTTTAAATTTGATGAGTTGTTAAAACAGAGTGAGAAAAATTTACAAGAGTTGCAAGAGCTTGCAGGTGAAAATCAAAAATTTAGGCTAAAGTAG